The nucleotide sequence AACGGGATCGCTCCCTGCCATAGCAAACACAGGATCCAGCAGCGCCGAGGCGGCCGTGGTCCTCACCATCCTTAAAACGGGCTCTGTTGCAAACTCTGATGCGGTTGCCAAGGTTGGGCCCTTGGATTGGTAAGGTCGGTTGTGATGGACGATTTCAAAGGGCGGCATTTTACCGGCGAGGTCATCCTATGGGCGGTCCGCTGGTACTGCCGGTACGGCATCAGCTACCGCGATCTCGAGGAAATGCTGGCGGAACGTGGCATCGATGTCGATCACACGACCATCTATCGCTGGGTGCAGCGCTATGCGCCGGAGATGGAGAAGCGGTTGCGCTGGTTCTGGCGGCGAGGCTTTGATCCGAGCTGGCGTCTGGATGAGACCTACGTCAAGGTTCGGGGCAAATGGACCTACCTGTACCGGGCGGTCGACAAAAGGGGCGACACGATCGACTTCTTCCTCTCGTCGACCCGCAGCGCCAAAGCCGCGAAGCGCTTTCTGGGAAAGGCCCTTCGCGGGCTGAAGGGCTGGGAGAAGCCAACGAAACTCAACACCGACAAGGCCCCCAGCTACGGCGTCGCAATCGCCGAGTTGAAACGAGAAGGGAAGCTCGCCCTGGAAACCGAACACCGGCAGGTAAAATACCTGAACAACGTGCTCGAGGCCGACCATGGCAAGCTCAAATTGTTGATCAAGCCCGTGCGTGGTTTCAAATCGATGCCGACAGCCTACGCCACGATCAAGGGCTTCGAGGTCATGCGCGCCCTGCGCAAAGGGCAAGCCCGGGCATGGTGCCTGCAGCCAGGGATCAGGGGAGAGGTGCGTCTGATCGAAAGAGCATTTGGCATTGGCCCCTCGGTCATGACCGAGGCCATGGACGTGCTCAATCAGCATTTTGCCAATGCTGCCTGATCCCCAGACGGGGTGACGCTGCCCGGCCGTCACCAATGTTTGCAACAGAGCCCGTTCGAAAGATTGGTGTCCGGATCGTTGGTCCGCATATCCTCGGCCTTTTTATCGCCCAATTCGCGAGCCGCATCGGCACGATTCTCCAAACGATCCTCTCCGGCTTCGGTGGGTGCATTATCGGCAGCGTCTTCGAGGTTGTCGGCAACGCGTTCCGCGTTCGCCTCGATATTGTCGGCGGCTTGCTCCCGTGGGCTGCTGTTGCAGGCGGCTAGCGACATCAGCGCTACCGAGGCGGTCGTTGCTAAAATCTTCTTCATTGATCGTCTCCCGTGATTGAACTGGAATTGTAGATGTTCAAGCCTCTGCAGCCCCGAAATCGGACGGCCTACGCCGTGGACCGCCGGTTGCCGGAGCATCGATAGCTGCGCGTATCCTGTCCGCCAGCTCGGCACGCCGATATGGTTTGCCGAGGACGTCGGCACCGGACGCGCCGGGGCCCCCCTCGCGGGCGAGTTCTTCGTTATATCCTGTTGTGAGGAGCACCGGGACAGCGGGAGCGCGACGCCGTACCTCGTCGGCCAGCGCCAGACCGTTGATCGAACCCGGCATGATAAGGTCGGTAAAAAGCAGATCGATCTT is from Roseomonas aeriglobus and encodes:
- a CDS encoding IS6 family transposase, with product MDDFKGRHFTGEVILWAVRWYCRYGISYRDLEEMLAERGIDVDHTTIYRWVQRYAPEMEKRLRWFWRRGFDPSWRLDETYVKVRGKWTYLYRAVDKRGDTIDFFLSSTRSAKAAKRFLGKALRGLKGWEKPTKLNTDKAPSYGVAIAELKREGKLALETEHRQVKYLNNVLEADHGKLKLLIKPVRGFKSMPTAYATIKGFEVMRALRKGQARAWCLQPGIRGEVRLIERAFGIGPSVMTEAMDVLNQHFANAA